A single window of Gavia stellata isolate bGavSte3 chromosome 38, bGavSte3.hap2, whole genome shotgun sequence DNA harbors:
- the FBXL12 gene encoding F-box/LRR-repeat protein 12, translated as MAEAAAAELPALPDSVLLQVLALLPLRDRLRAARVCRRWRRLALDRTVWRHVDLSPHRISSQTLWHLVRQHLRDSLRTLRLRGALRSGGKRRLLSPALLAALEKRCPQLRRLCLAETDLRPIPYESIPPSLTALELSHCEIPAAWFCGPSARASLQLQHLVIRNVPAFSDRHLLNVSSQSRLKTLSLSGTYRLTDTGIQRAAPHLEKLERLVLRHCVISDSAVDFIGRHVKRLRFLEISSAYSLTNAGLASLATLQRLETLCLDLCDKISPSALIALCQALPQLRNLKLGGVRSEDQVIDKIQASLPHCSVSHTP; from the exons AtggcggaggcggcggccgcGGAGCTGCCGGCCTTGCCCGATTcggtgctgctgcaggtcctggCGCTGCTGCCGCTGCGGGACCGGCTGCGAGCGGCCAG GGTCTgccggcggtggcggcggctgGCGCTGGACCGGACGGTCTGGAGACATGTGGATCTGAGCCCGCACCGG ATCAGCTCCCAGACCCTGTGGCACCTGGTGCGGCAGCATCTCCGCGACAGCCTGCGGACGCTGCGGCTGCGGGGCGCGCTCCGCTCCGGCGGCAAGCGACGGCTCCTCTCCCCCGCGCTGCTGGCTGCCCTGGAGAAGCGATGTCCCCAGCTCCGCCGCCTGTGCTTGGCCGAGACGGACCTCCGCCCCATCCCCTACGAGAGCATCCCCCCTTCCCTCACGGCGCTGGAGCTGAGTCACTGCGAAATCCCCGCCGCCTGGTTCTGCGGCCCCTCCGCGAGGGCCTcgctccagctgcagcacctcGTTATCCGCAACGTCCCTGCCTTTTCCGATCGCCATCTGCTGAACGTCTCCTCCCAGAGCCGCCTGAAGACGCTGAGCCTTTCTGGCACCTACCGCCTAACCGATACGGGGATTCAGAGAGCGGCTCCACACTTGGAGAAGCTGGAGCGCCTCGTGCTGCGCCACTGCGTCATCAGCGACTCCGCTGTGGACTTCATCGGGCGCCACGTGAAACGTCTTCGCTTCCTGGAGATCAGCAGCGCTTATTCCCTGACAAACGCGGGTCTGGCTTCTTTAGCCACCCTGCAGCGCCTGGAGACGCTGTGCCTCGACCTCTGCGATAAGATTTCCCCCAGTGCCCTTATTGCTTTGTGCCAAGCGCTGCCCCAGCTCAGGAACCTCAAATTAGGCGGGGTTCGATCTGAAGACCAAGTAATCGATAAAATTCAGGCGAGTTTGCCCCACTGTAGTGTTTCACATACCCCTTGA
- the UBL5 gene encoding ubiquitin-like protein 5 yields the protein MIEVVCNDRLGKKVRVKCNTEDSIRDLKKLIAAQTGTRWDKIVLKKWYTIFKDHVTLGDYEIHDGMNLELYYQ from the exons ATGATCGAAGTCGTCTGCAACGACCGTTTGGGTAAGAAAGTGCGGGTAAAATGCAA CACCGAGGACTCCATCCGCGACCTGAAGAAGCTGATCGCGGCGCAGACCGGGACCCGCTGGGACAAAATCGTGCTCAAGAAGTG GTACACCATCTTCAAGGATCACGTCACGCTGGGCGACT ATGAGATCCACGATGGCATGAACCTGGAGCTCTACTACCAGTAG